From Strongyloides ratti genome assembly S_ratti_ED321, scaffold srae_chrx_scaffold0000002:
ttttttttattactaatatataacaatataaCAAGATATTATTGTGATTACGTATACATATACTTCTATATTGGCGCCTTTTGTCAGcctattatattttgataacaaAGAAAAATGGCCATTTactttctttaatttttttttctacaatattttagtaaataaataaatatatatatatactatattgatataaattttgtgttatatttttaataaaaatattaccaGAAATATTAagctttttaaatattttatatttacataagttatcattaaatatattttattttgatacacaaaatattaactttttaatcttctgaaatatatatttaatatctatttcactttttttttcttctctTATCTTTATTGCaaggtaaaattattttttattgtaatagaTATCACAACAATATgccattttattatttaaaagatttttaaaatttaaataaaaatttttaattctttaaataaacattttcatttaatatactactttatataaacttttttttttttttaactgttCTAAATACTTAGAGAATAAAGACAAAAATAGAAAAGGACACACTGATTTATTAATCCTAttcttctttaatttttttttaaataaaaactctctttatcatttcttgtaaattctttatttgtatatatataaatataattttttttttacattttttaatggaCCATTAATAGAAAGTTAGtatataatttgttattataaatacataACATTCATTTCCTTTatcaaaagatatatatatacatatataaataccaTTTCTTAAAtcttaaattttaacttttagaTATAGGCCTATCACTTAATCACTATCTGGTTAAGTTTTTTAACTTCTACAAATAgagtatattatttttaaataatacttaaTTCTTTTTTCCTTATAaccaaatatatataaaataaatttttaaatatatataaagtgcTTCAATAAGGCaaacatcaaaaaaaaaatttgttgttTTGCCGGAAAGGAAcacatattataatatacatGAATGCTAAAGTTTCATTggaaagaaattttattatttctttatctatttttatggGTGCAGTTGATAGATCCAGCAAAACATTTTACTGGATACATCCACCACgggtaaaaattttatttttacttcattttttttaactttttttttttattattttaggtCAGAAGATAGAAATTGTTACAGTTGTATGTCGGAGGAATTTGAAAAACATTGGTCTTATCTTGAAAAGGTAtgatttttcttaaaatatattttttttataaaaaaaaaaatataatttgtagttttataaaataattaaataagtaatttctttataaaattattttcctatcattataattaggaatcatcatataatttaaaaattaacttatttattatatcaatttatttgttaGATTTGATTATATTATTCTCCTTCTTTAAATTAGTAGTTTGTATAGTTGTGTTATCAAACAAATACTATCTAATCAAATAAATGAATTggtcatttttattaaacatgttaaaatcattttagaAAAGCtttcatatatatacatatgtatatagataatcaaataaataagatTTCTATAACAAATCAcaaaatttcattataaataCAGGCATACCccaattttctttttacaatcttccttaaatttatatatacttaaatagtttaaaaattgttaaaaattaaaagaaaagaagaatatttacatatatatatatatatatctttctAATCAAAACCCTTTGCActtgttattattaaatctatatatatagttgatgataattttctttacaaaatactataaaagacaaaataatataaaatatatagtttttattaatataaattttcttttctagtataatttaataataagtaaagaatttattaatattttattaaaaaacattttttataataaaattataataaatatactcaaatattaataaaagaaataataatatcaattaaagaaaaagataattatttacatttttttttataggttTATTATCGTCCATTAAATTTTACTGATCATTGTCATACAATGCCAAATTATGCTCGTATTGGTATACAAGAATGTCCTCATTCACTTTGTGTAACTGTAATAGAACCAAAAATTCTTGCTGGTCAACAAATTGGTAGTAATGTTATTAGAGGATGTTTCTCTTCTGTATTTCGTCATggtgatattttattaggAAATGTTAATAAACACAATGTATTAGGTtagttttttatattaatacaaaaagtatctttttttttcaaataccttaattattttaatgataataataattgatgatcaaatattattttgtgatTCAATGGatcataaaattaaactttattatattgataagATTTATGTATATTGGCTTTTGTTAACTCCAAAGAATGACAAATAAAcatcaattaaattaatgaaatgatattataaCAAGTAGTATCTCGTGTCACATTCTAATAAAAAGTCattaaagtataatttatttttagctTATTAATGAGAACCGgtgtatatattattagagtgtattaaatttattttaaataaaagatataaatatataaagagattttaaataatttgtatttgataaaacctataataaaaataaaaaaaaatatatatatcatttcaCTGTCATTTAAGCATTCTCCATAACAGCAATGATTTatatctaaatatatttaaaaaattttattttaataatgtttaataaaatatcatatatcaaaatttatctttatgaTTACCGTTAGTATAagcaaaaagaaaaatttatctatttaaaatgattttgttTGTAAGAATATCAAATGacaaaattaatagaaaatggtttcaataaaattctttcattagataatattacaatatatgtatataaaaacattaaaattgaaaaatatagattcttattattattaaaatataataatatatattaatggtatttgaaaaattattatatttaaatttattttaataaaaatatatcttataGATACAAGATGTAATAATATCTCAGCCAAAAAATTGTTACCACCACATTTATCAAGAATGAGTTCCAATAGAATGGTTGATGTTTGTTGGTGTGTTGGTCAACTTTGTAATGATTATCCCTCAATTAACAGTGGAAGTAGTAACAAAAACATGTTCTTTGATAGTAGAACGTCGCAaagaaatcaaaaattttcaaaattctTTCTAACACAAATAACACTAGTAATTAGTGTCTTCTTTTCAATAtcgataatttaaaaatttttaatttaattaattaaaaatattctttatttttaaaatatattatatatatatatatatatatttgtatatataatttttgattgaagtgcaaaaaaactattttattatatttctttttgttaCTTCCTTcaattttacataaataagtttaattataaaaagaaaaattttttttatgaaatattcAAATTACCATGGGTATAAGTACAAAGAAGAAGACCATCATATTGTTCTTTCAAACAAACGTATATCCTTTTTTTCAAAGTTATTTCGATCTcaagaaatatgtttattttttctaatattataccatatttatctattaacgaatgatttttaatttatacaaatgtaccgtttttttttattaaacaataaaaataatttttttttgtgatgccatatttattaaagtaaaaaaaaaataaaatatataaaaaaagcagatatttttaaataaagaaataaaattaaaaatagaaaaaattaaaagttttttttctttttttttgattaaataaaatgatagaTCACATATGTATTGTAAGTGaagtaagaaaaaattttgttctTTTCTTCACTTTGCGGCGTTTTTTTGACGACTCTGGACAGAAACATTCACAGAAATCGGAACGCTTTTTAAAAGACGAAACAACAATTATTGTTGATGGCATCACagagttattttaaaatgatagtattataaatatagtatatattcatttacaTCTATGTAGTATGatacataaatataagtATCTATGTTTACTATATTTATGATGAAAAATGatgacatatttttttttttgattttttttcccatagtaaaatattaaattaaaatatggtAAGATTGGCAAAAATCttctttcaaaaaaaatttaatgtgtGTTGAAGACTAATCTAGAGTGATTGCAATTAGAATAATTTTCACTAAGATTTATTGACATATCACTTGGTGAAATAGTAATCGTTTTAATTTCTGTTGAAACTAATCCATAATTTTCATAATGATCCTCCATTTCACTTTCGTGATCATCTAATATTTCCATGACTATACGATGGATAGTCTTATCAACAATAAATGGTATATCTTTATCTTTACGGCTAATTGTAACTAAAGGATTTATAGATATACAACAATCATCATCAAAATCATGAcgtttaacaaaattataaaaatcttcaaaaatatattttggtTCTGGAATTTTCCAAGTTTTTCCATTAGAATTACCTATACGTCTATACTCAGTAACATCATTACTTATTGGcttatctttttttctaGGCCATGAATTAAATactaaatttgaaaaaactTTCATCTTTCCAGTATCTTTAAATCTATTAAGTAATCCACAAGAAACACCATGTCTTCCATGTACAACCATATGtcttatctaaaaaaaaacaacattttataattgattattattaataaagtatataattatattaacataCAGAATCCAGTTTGTCACAGCAGTCTTTATCACCTTCTCTCTCAAATTCATCATAAAAATCGTCTAATTCACataataaatcattataaGAATTTAAAGCAGATGCATAATCATCTTCAAGGATAGCaccttttatttttacacaAATTGAGAGTAATGGTAATGCAACATCCATGATACactaaaaacaaaaaatagctaataaaaatgatattagaTCAagttatatgtatatataacattataataaatcaaaaacaataaaaaaaaaattatatataaagcttttctttattaatatataaataatacaatactgataaaaataaagaataaaagacattttaaactatttatttatttaaatgtaatatattaaactgttataaaaaaaaccaacaaaaatatttattaaatagtatatttgtatgtt
This genomic window contains:
- a CDS encoding Caenorhabditis elegans ly-6-related family-containing protein, yielding MLKFHWKEILLFLYLFLWVQLIDPAKHFTGYIHHGSEDRNCYSCMSEEFEKHWSYLEKVYYRPLNFTDHCHTMPNYARIGIQECPHSLCVTVIEPKILAGQQIGSNVIRGCFSSVFRHGDILLGNVNKHNVLDTRCNNISAKKLLPPHLSRMSSNRMVDVCWCVGQLCNDYPSINSGSSNKNMFFDSRTSQRNQKFSKFFLTQITLVISVFFSISII